The genomic window AACATATTTTAGACAGCGGCGCCAAAATCATCGGTTTTAGCGTTCAGTTTAGTTCTCTGCTTGTCAGTTTAGAGGTAGCTCGCAGGATTAAGGCTAAATCCAGGGATAGAATTATTGTTTTTGGAGGTCCGGACTGCTGCCGCCATTTACGGGGCTCAGAGATAATAAAAGAGGATTGCGTAGATGTCGTAGCGCTTGGCGAAGGAGACACAACATTATTAGAGTTAGTGAATATGGTAGAACTGGACGGCAAGGTAGAAAATTGCCCGGGCGCCTTACTTAAAAAAGAAGGGAAGATTTTTGATTGCGGCGACGGGATTGCAGTGAGAGATCTTGATCTTATCCCCTTTCCAGATTATAGCGATTTCAGAAAAGATATTATGGCCGGTCATTATCGTCAGCCCGAACGCCTAGAGATATTTGACAGCCGGGGATGCATTACTCGTTGCCATTTCTGCAGCGAATGGCAGTTTTGGCAAAATTATCGTTCCATGAGCGGAGAGAGAATATTCGAAGAGGTTGCTTATCAGATAAGGCGTTTTCCCGGAACGGAATATTTTTATTTTATCGGTTCACTCTTAAACGGGAATATAAAATCATTAAACAGGTTTTGTGATTTGGTAATACAGAATAGTCTGGTGGTAAGATGGGCCGGTCAGGCGGTAATAAGGCCAGAGATGAGCGCGGAACTTTTAGGAAAAATGAGAAAGGCCGGTTGCGAATGGTTGGGATATGGCATTGAAAGCGGCTCGCAGAGAGTAGTGGACAGCATGAATAAGCACTTCTTTATTGCGGATGCCGAAAGGGTATTAAGGGATACCCATCAGGCAGGGATTGGCACCCAGGTTAATTTTATGTTCGGCATTCCCACTGAGACATTGGAAGATTTTAAGGAAACACTGGAATTCCTTAAAAGAAACAGGGAGAACATTGATTCGGTTCTAGCAAGCCAATCGTTCTGCGTTTTAGACAAAGGCACATACCTTTACAACCATGCCGAGGAATTCGGCATCAGGAATCCCGATCATCATCTGTATTGGGAGACAGACGGCAACGATTATCCGGAGAGATTCAGAAGGTATGAGGAATTTTGTAGTCTAGCCCTGTCTTTGGGGCTTCCGGAGACATCGGGCGTACTAAGGTTGAAACCCGACAAATGGGCGCTCTTGGGGGATTATTACCTTTTCAAGAAAGACTATCCCATGGCCAAAGAGTGCTTTCTTAAATCTATGGAAAGAGAATCCAGCAACAATACGGTCTCTGCGAAATTAGAGCTATGCGTCAAAGATCCGGAGGGAGCTCCTGGCGCTGCCCAGCGGGCTGAACTGCAGATCTACCCGGCAGAAGTTGCCGGAGAGCTTAGCGGGATGCAACAGAAAATCAGGGATGCGCTTAGTCGCTTTGGCCTGGCGGGGAAATTACGCAACTTCCTTGCAATGGAAAAAGAGAAACAGGAGCGCAGGGAAGAATTGGAATCCCATCCTTACTGGTTGACCATTGATCCCGCAAATTTTTGCACCCTTAGGTGCCCTTTTTGCCCTACCGGACAGAATCGCGGCTCTAGGGAAAAAACCAAGCTTTCCTTCGATAGTTTTGAAAAGATAATAGATGAGCTAGGCCCGTATTTAATCCATATAGATTTCTGCAACTGGGGGGAGCCCCTTTTGAATAAAGACATCTATAAGATGATAAGATGCGCCAAGGGGTATGGTATCGACACAAAGATAGACTCAAACCTTAACGTTTTCAGCGAAGAGGACGCCGAGGACATCGTATCATCGGGGCTGGATAAGATAATCGTCTCGATTGACGGGGCAACTCAGGGGTCATATTCGAAATACAGGATAGGAGGGGATTTTAACGTCGCGTTAAATAACCTCAGGTTATTGATTGAGAAAAAAAGAGAGCTCCGCAAAGCAAATCCGTATATCTGCTGGCAGTTTCTTGTCTTCAGGCACAATGAGCACGAGACCGAAAAAGCGAAATCCATAGGCAGGGACCTGGGGGTTGACGACGTATCGATCACCAAGGCGTTTATCGGTAATAAAGATTGGATACCACTTAATGAGCACTACAGTCATTACAAAAATAGCGAGATTGGCGATGACCAGTATACCTCCGGCTATTTCAAGTCTGCCAACGAAGAATTCTGTAATTGGCCGTGGGAAGCAATAGTAATAAATTCCAACGGATCCGTTTCGCCATGCTGTTCTGTTGAAGACGAAAAATACGATTTCGCAAACATACTGAAGCAGCCGTTTAAAGAACTCTGGAATAACGAAAAGTATATCAGGGCAAGAAGGTTTATCGGCAAGAGAGGCGGATGCGGTAGAGATAACGCAAATATATGCCACGGATGCAGGCACTCAGGACTAATCAATATAGATATACTTTCTTGCCACTCGTTATTTAATCGCGATGATAATAAATAAAGGACACGCCGTTTATCTAAATAACCCCGGTTTTGATACAGAAGCAATATTATGAAAATCGCACTTATTCAATGCCCGGTATGGGGCACCTATGATCCGCCGCTCGCCTTAGCCCAGCTTTCCGCCTGTCTGAAGAAAGACGGACATGAGATATGCGCTCTGGATTTGAATATCGAGCTATATCTTAGCCGCCAGGAAAATTATAAGAATACCTGGGCCTGGGAACAATCTCTTTTTTGGTACAATCAGGAGTGCGTATCAAAATTTCTTGCCGATAACAAAGACACAATAAATAAATACGTAGAACAGATTGTTGACGGCGGATATGGCGTGGTTTGTTTTTCTGTAACGGCAGCTTCAAAACTGTCCAGTCTGGAATTAGCGCGGTCAATCAAGAAACGCAACAAGGGTATCATTATAATATTCGGAGGTACCCTATTTTTTGACAGGAATTTTATAAAAGTAATATTAAGCGACGCATCCGTAGATATCGTAGCATGCGGAGAAGGAGAAGTAACATTATCTGAATTGGCAAGGCTCATAGAAAATAAAGAACACTTAGATGCCTGCCGCGGGATAGCTTTTAAAAATAAAGGCATACGGGTTAACCCCGAACGGCCTTTAATCGGAGATTTGGATGATCTACCGTTTCTGGATTTTTCCCAATTGCCGCTATCCAACTATGACGATAAAGGCCACGTCGCATTTCTATCCAGTCGCGGTTGTTGGCAACAATGCGTATTCTGCAGTTCCCGGACATTCTGGGCCGGCTACCGCAGGATGAGCGCTAAGAGGATTTTTGATGAAATACACTTCCACTATAAAAATAATGACGAGGTTAGGCATATTGACTTCTTGGATTTGATGTTTAACGGAGATATAGAAGAGCTTAATTCATTCTGCGACCTGATGATTGGTTCTGAGTTAAAGGGGAGGATATGTTGGGCAGCTAATGCTATTATCAGGCCCGAGATGACCCCTGCGTTATTAAACAAGATGAAGGCGGCAGGCTGTAAGCATCTCATCTATGGCATCGAATCAGGGTCGCAGAAGGTATTGAATTTAATGAAAAAACGATACAGGATAGAAGATGCCGATATCGTAATCAAGGCTACCCATGAGGCCGGCATAGTAGTGACCGCTAATTTTATGTTTGGTTTCCCCGGAGAGAGCGAAGAAGATTTCGGGCAGACGCTTGGTTTTCTCAAGAGAAATGCCAGGTATCTGGATAGGGCTTATCCCAGCCGCACCTTTTGCGCCCTGGAGGAAGACAGTTATTTACACGCGCATTTAGAAGAATTCGGTATCAAGCCCAATCCGCCCAATCATTTATATTGGGAGTCGCTCGACAGCCAAAATACCTACCCCGAGCGACTGAGGCGATGCGAGGAATTCTGCAATCTCGCATCTTCCTTGGGGATCGAAGTAGCCAGCGGCGTACAGACATCCGTAGAGCTAGACCGCTGGTTTAATCTGCTGCATTACTACGAACAGAAAAAAGACATAAAGAACATGCTTCAGTGCTGCCTGAACTATTATAAATCAGAGCCCGATAACGAGTTCGTTGTGGGAAAAATTGAAAAATATTTTTATGGATTACAAGAAGAAGAAAGAGAAAAAATTCTCGGAGCGAGGTTATTCTCCGAATTGCAGATAGTTGTCAATAAGATAGGCTCCAAATGTTCTGCCCTCGCCTTAGTGTCAAATCAACAGGTAGAAAAGATTGGCAGAGAAAAAAGCTTTGCTTTAGCGATAGCCGAACAGCGGGACAATAAACAGCTCACCGAGACGGAATATCATAATAATGAGAGTAGCCTTAATTCCTGGCCAAGGGTTTTGTTCATTCAAGCCTCCGGACCATGCAATTCAAGTTGCGTATTTTGCTCCCGCGGCGATAATTACAAGATGTTTGACTTGGAGGAATTTAAGAAAGGTTTTGTTGAAAATTTCTACTTTTTGTTTTATATAGCGGAAAAGATTGTTTTAACGGGTTCAGGCGAATTTCTTCTTTTGCCCGAGGCAGAAAAAATATTGGATTATTTCGATGAAAATTTTCCGCATATAGAGAAGATGTTTGCGACCAACGGCTCGGGTCTCCTCCCCAGCATAGCTAAAAAAATCGTAGATAGTAAAAGCAGGTATACAATTCATTTTTCTTTACACGCTTCCAATCACAAGCTGCACAAAACCCTTACCCGGATGGATAATTTTTATAAGATATTAGGTCAATTGAAGTATTTACTTGATATCAGGAAAGACAAGGAGAGGCCAGCCGTCCACCTTACCTTTGTAGCTACAACCTTGAACATCGAGGACCTTCCTAACTTCGTCAGGTTGGCTTCCAACCTGGGAGTCGATAAGGTCGTATGTTATTATAACTATATATATGTACCTGCCCAGAAGTATCTCTCATGTTTTTTTAAACAGGATATTACCAACAGCGTGCTGGATGAAGCCGAAGATTTAGCAAGGAGTCTAAAGGTACAACTTGAGCTCCCCCCCAGGTTTAAACAGAAGGAATATCCCAAATTAGATATCTGCCGCGAGCCGTGGACGCAGGTAATGTTTGATATCGACGGTAATGTTTTGCCATGTGATGCCTCGGAAGACTTCCGAGGCAATCTCAAAAATGCCAAACATTTCCATGAGATTTGGAACGGGCAGCATTACCGCAGGTTAAGGGAGTCTTTAATTAATGGCACCAGCGATTGTTTTAAGTATTGTTTTAGGGCAAATCCGGCGGCGGTTAATGATTTTCGCTCCCATGTCATACGTAGAGGCAGGGAGGCGTCAGAAATAGATGTTTATTGGGGGGATAACTTTTAGTGGTCGAAAATAGCGTTCCTTTACGGTTTACCTGGGATATCCATTATAAGTGCAATTTCCGCTGTCCTTACTGCTGGTTTTATAAAAAATGGATAAGCGAAGGCAGGCGGTATCTTCTTCTTTCCCCCGACGAATGGCTTAAGCACTGGTTAAAGGTTCGCAATCGCTATGGAGAAGCAGATATCGCTATTACCGGCGGGGAACCGTTTCTTTATCCGAATTTTATCGAGATAATAAAAATACTGTCTTTGATACACAGGATAAAGATTACCACGAATATGTCAGGTGATATCGATACCTTTGTTAAGCAGATAGCCCCCAGCAGAGTAACGTTAGACCTGAATTTCCATCCGCTCTTTTCTGAAATAGGAAGTTTTATAGAAAAGACCCTTCTTTTAAAAAAGGCGGGTTTCCGGGCCGGCGTATGTTATTTGGCCTATCCTCCTCAAATGGGGCAGATAGATATTTTTAGAAGGCGTTTTGAGGAAGCGGGGATTAACTTTGCCCTTGCCGCTTTCTGGGGTGAATTTGAAGGCAAGAGATACCCGCAGAGCTACACTCCACAGGAGTTGGATTTTATACGTCCGTTTTTAGGAGACATCGACAGGATTGTTTATCATCTGGGCGCCGAAACCCCCCGCGGAAAACTCTGCAATGCGGGGTATACCTACGCAATTGTTCAAGGGGATGGTTATGTAGTAAGATGCGGTCAGTTAGCAGATAAGTTCATAGGAAATATTACGGATGAAGATTTTAATCTCTTTGATTCGCCAAAGGCCTGCGAAGCGGAGTTTTGCCCGTGCAATGAATACGTTAATTTAATCTAAAGAAAACTCGAGCCCCGGGTAGCCATCATGAATGAGACGTCTAAGTATTTCAGAAAAAACATATTTCCCAAGAGGGTATTTTTAAACTGGGAGGTTACTCATCAGTGCAATTATAATTGTTTGTACTGTTCAATTCATAAGCCATTAACGACTGAATCTCTGCCCCGCCTGTCTATGGGAAAAATGAAGGAGATAAGCTGCGGGATATATGAGAGCTACGGAAGTTGTCATATAAGATTTTCAGGAGGGGAGCCTTTTGTTTGCCCGGATTTTATCCAGTTTCTTCGGGTGCTTTCAGAGTATCATACCCTGGAAGTCTCGACCAATCTCTCTGCGGATGTAAATAATTTAAAGGAACGACTGTGTCCGGAGGGCCTGCTTTTATCAAGCAGTTTTCATCCGCAGTTCATTGATATCCACGAATTTCTAAAGAAGGTCCTATTTTTAAAAAATAGCGGGTTCGATATTTCGGTTACCTTTGTAGCATATCCTCCATTTTTGGCGCAACTAAAATATTATAGAGAGACCATAGAGAATAATGGAATACAATTCATCATTCAGCTTTTTAGCGGCGCATTCAACGGCCTAAGGTATCCGGAGTCATATACAGATGAGGAAAAAATGTTACTTAAAGAGCAGGCCGGCCTTTCTTTGCACAAAGATGCTAATAAGCAGATATACGAATCAAAGATGGATATCGGGAGAATCCACGCTCGCATTTGCCGCATGGGCCAGATGTATGCCAAGATCGACAATAATGGCGATGTATTCCGCTGTTGCGCATCAGGTAGCCCCAAATTGGGTAATATATTTAATGGTGGCTTGCAATTGTTGGATAAACCCCAGGCGTGCGAAATTAACCCTTGCCCGTGTTGGAAGGCTATGATAGTAGGAGAAGAAGAGGTCTGGCTTAAGAATTGGGAATATCAAAAGCATCGGAAAGAAGGTAATTCCATTGAGGGAGGTGGTAACTTGGAGTCGTCTCTTAATATCAAGGAGACCATCCCGAGAGAATCAATTCCTCCCCACCGCGTATTTTTTACTTGGGATATCCATTATAGATGCAACTACAGGTGCACATATTGTAATGCCCCAAAGCCGGGGCAGGGAGGCTTTATTGAGGCGCGATACCTGCCGATTGATAAATGGTTAGCTATTTGGGGAGATATTTATGAAAGGTACGGCAGGTGCCAGATACAGTTATCGGGAGGCGAGCCGTTTATTTATCCCGGAGCCATGGATTTAGTAATACAGCTTTCTAAAATACATACCTTGGAATTTTCAACTAACTTTTATTGGGACATCGAGCCTTTTATACAAAATGTTAGTCCGGACAGAGCGCGGATAGGCGTAAGTTTTCATCCCGAATTTGCTGATTTCGGTTCATTCTTAGACAAAGCCTTAAGGTTAAAAAGAAACGGGTTTGAAGTGTGGGTAAATTACGTAGCTTATCCCGCCTTACTAAAAGACATGCCGGGATATAAACTTGAAATAGAGAGAGCGGGGATGCATTTTTCAATTTTGCCGTTCACGGGGCAATTTGAAGGGAGGGTATTTCCCGGGGGATATACTGAGCGCGAAATGATGGTTATAAATGAGGGGTATGTGGCGGCCGACGAAGTCAATAAAAAAACAATAGATTGGAATATGGGTGAACAAAAGAACAAGACCAAAGGAAAATTATGCCGCATGGGGCAAATGTACGGAAAGATCCGTCCTAATGGATTGGTGCATAGGTGTTGCGGCACCCCGGCTAGTGAGTTGGGCAACATAATCGATGGGACGTTTAAGTTATCGGAGGAACCCCTGGCTTGTGAGTCAGAGCAGTGTCCTTGCTGGCGATGTATGCTTGTATCGGATGAAGGGCAGTGGTCAACCCATTGGGTTATACCTCATAAGCGCTAGGATATTAATGGAAAAACTGAATAACAAACGGATTACATTCTCTTGGGATATACATTATGCCTGTAATTATCGTTGTCCGTATTGTTGGTATGCGGCGGACGGGACGTTTTTAAAAAATAAAAATAAATACCTACCATTTAAAAAGCTGATAGATATCTGGACCGACATGCATAGAAAACACGGTTCCTTATGGATTGATATAATCGGAGGCGAGCCGTTTATCTATCCTGATTTTAACGAGATAATCAGAGAGCTTTCCAAAATGCATTTCATAGAGATTACCTCTAATCTGTCAACTGATCTATCAAGCTCTCTAGGCGGGATAAACCCCGAAATGGTGCGCATCGCAGGGACGCTGCACCCCCTATTCGCAGACCTGCGCGTTTTTATCAGGAACTTACTGGCGCTTAAAGAGCATGGGATAAAAACCTTTGCGCTCTATTTGGCATATCCGCCTCAAATCCCTCTCATTCCGTATTACAGGGAGAAATTCGCTTATTGCGGGATAGACTTCTCGGTAATAACCTTCTGGGGGGAATATAGGGGTGTCAGGTATCCTGAAGGATACAGCCAGGAAGAAATAAATATTATCGAGCCTTTTTTGGGAGAGCGAGGGGAGGAAAAATATCAATTGCGTCCTAAAGAGGTAAAGAGAAAAATATGCCGTGCCGGGCAAATTTACGTAAATCTAAAAGCCGACGGGTCTGCGTATAGATGTGGTTCCCATAAATCCCAATCATTGGGGAACCTGTTTGCGGGTAACTTTCAGTTGCTGGATAAGCCCATGCCGTGCGATTCAGACTTTTGTCCCTGCAATGAATGGGCCGGCTTGTTAGTCGAGACGTGATGCGAGGTTAATCAAAGGACAGACTGAATGAGTAAAATGCTAAGCGGACTTGGAAGGGTCTTTGTGATCCTGACCGATGAACAAAATAAAATCTTGAGGCGCTCCGTTCTTATTGTGGATAACGGTTATTACCCGCAGGAGCACCTGCGCAGCGTTGTAGCGGAAACACAGAGGCGCATTCCGGCTTCCGAGGTCGCAATCCTTTCTTTTGAACATAGAAGAGGCTATCTTCAAGAAAATTTTCCAGATATCAAAGCTGTCTTTCCGGGAAAATGGATTAGGCCGCAAAGATATAGTTTAGCCATTAAGTTGTTAATCCTAAGCAGAAGGGGTTACGATTTTGTGGTTGTAATGTCTTTGGACAAGACGCCGATAATAGTTGCGTTATTGTTCATGAATGCACAGCTCTTTTTATATAATAGATGGAACGAATGGTATCTTTTGAGATTCAGGAACCCTTGGGAGTTTTTAACATTCAGGGAAGGACAGGATATAGCTAAATATAGATCTCGAAACAGCCGGTTTATAAATTTATTTTTATTTATACCCAGACTCATTCTTCATGTTCTCGTATTCATATATTTAGCATCCTATAGTTTATTTCTTCTCTTTTATAGACTTTACAATATTATTAAAATCAGGTTATTGAAGAAATAGAACAAGAGAAGCGACTATGGAAACCGATGTCCGGCAGTTTAGCTCCGATAAAATATTAAAGCATCTGGATCGCGTTAATGAATGGCTCGAGGGACTTAATCCCCCGCCGGTTACCGTTGAGCTGGACATGACAAATTTATGCAACCATAAGTGCCCCGAGTGCGTAGTTAACTATTTCAGAGTCGCCGATAAAAGCGCGCTTTCAGGCGTTACCGCTAAATCCATCATTAGACAATTAGCGAGAGCCAAGGTGAGGGGGTTGATATTCACGGGAGGCGGAGAGCCGCTTTGCAACCCCCATACCTTATCGGCCGTGGAATTGGCGAAGGCTAGCGGGTTAGACGTAGGCTTTATCACCAACGGCGCGCTCTTAAATCAAAAGATAGCAGGGGCTTTATTAGAGAGCTGCACTTGGATTAGGGTATCTCTGGATGCCGGCTCGCCGCGGGCGTTCCAGTCTACCCACGGCATGAATGATAGTGAGTTCCGTAAGGTCGTTGATAATATCGGGGTTTTGACAGGTCTCAAGAGAAAAATGAAAAACAGATGCACCGTAGGCGTCGGTTTTCTTACCTGTGATTATACGACTACCGATATGGAGAAGGCGGCGGCATTGAGTAAAAGGATGGGCGTTGATTACCTGCAGTTTAGGCCGATGCAGATCCATAGAGGTGGAAAATTTGGGTATCATTGGTTAGACGTGCAGGCCAATATAAAAAAGTGCCTAAGATATTCCGGAAATGGTTTCCAGGTGCTTTATTCCAAACACAAATATGATATGGCCCACGACCCGCGTTTCGGCAGGCATTATCGGAAATGTTACGGGCATCAATTCGCGACGGTAGTAGCTGCGGATGCCAAGATGTATCTTTGTTGCCACACCCGCGGATACAAAAAATACTGTATCGGAGACCTGAAAAAAGATTCTTTTAAGAAAATCTGGAATTCCAAGAGGAGAAAAACGGTAGCCAAAAGGATTGATTTTAAGGACTGCATTCCTTTATGCCGCGATAATACTTTTAATCAGATACTGTGGAATATAAAACAAAACAGGGAGCACGTGAATTTTCTATAGCAATCTCATGAAACGGCATAGTAACCCAGGAAATAAATTCTTGGTTATCAAGACAGTATCGGGTTATGTATTAAAAGGGTTTATTAGCGCAGCAGTTTTTTTAATAATTTTAGAAGCGGCACTGCAGATAACCGGGACAGCATATCTAAGATTAAAATATACAATTAAAAACCCGGAAGCGCTAAAGGACGATTCTTTACGCATAATGTTTATAGGGGATTCCTGGACGCAGGGGGCTGACGCAGCCCCGGGGCCGGGATATGTAATGCTGGTGACGCAAGAATTGAACCGCCTTTACCCTGTTAAAAGCATCCAGGTATATAATTTTGCCTTAGGCAGCACGAATTCATCGCAGGCAATACATCAGTTTTTAGACAACTATCGCAATATAAAACCCGATATATTGGTGGTTTTGACAGGGGCAAATAACGGATGGAATACCCAAGATATTATAACCGCCCGCAAGCGCATTAGAAACGGGATAATTAATTATAATGAGCTGGAAAACACTAGTTTTGCCGAACAGTCCGCCAACTTTTTTAAAAAATTGAAGATCGCAAAGTTATATAACTTGATTTCGTACAATATATTTTATAAATCCCAGGAAATCAAGATTCCCCTGCCCGACAATGAATACCTTCTTGGTTACCATAAAATTTTTAATGCTACCAGGGATCCAGAAAAAGCAAGATTATATTTAATAAATAACTATAAGGAAAATACGACTGATTACAATGATCTTTATAAAGCAACGCGGCATTCCTTTGGAGGCGACATAGAAAAAACCTTAAATTATTTAAAAAATAAAAACATGCTCAAACTTAATTTGATTAGCGAGAAAATAGATATAAAGAAGGATAGAACCAGTCGGTCTCTTCATTTGAAAATCCTGGAAGAGAATCTGACGGATTTGAAAGACCTGTGCGACCAGGAAGGCATAATAATGGTTGTAGAGAATTATCCTTATAATAGTATGCAGTTTAGAGCTGTCAACGATGCCCTCGGCAGAATATCTTCAAGGATAAATGCAGTCTATGTAAATCATTACGGGTATTTCAAGGATAAAGTTGGCTATGAAGAATGGGATAAGGTTATGACTAAGTCGCACGTTAATTATAAAGGTCACGAGTATATGGCGGACAATCTGGTTGAGATATTGAGCGCTGCTATTGCTACTCAAGAGAGAAGCAAAAAAGATAGGGAGAATATGAATTCTGAAAAATGAAACGCGGCCCCCTGAACAATAGATTGCATGCGGCTTGGGAGATTTTTTATAGGTGTAATTATAGGTGTCCCTATTGTTTTTTCTACGAGAGTTGGGCAGACCGCAGGATAAGCTATAAGCATGTACCAGCTGAGAAATGGATTGAATGCTGGGACAGAGTTTATGATAGATACGGGAGTGTAAATATCTGTATATCCGGCGGAGAGCCGTTTATCTATCCCGGCTTTATGAAGATAGTCGCCGAGCTGTCCAAGAGACACGCGCTGACGATTGTGACCAATTTATCATGGGAAACCGAGATATTTGTTAATACAGTATTTCCTCAAAGAGTGGCTATTCATCCGAGTTTGCACCCCTTGTTTGCCGATTTAGGAATTTTTAAGAGTAAATTAAGACGCTTAAGAGAGAAGGGATTTGATGCTACGCCGACATGCGTAGGCTATCCTCCCCTATTGAAAAAAGCCTTAGATATTAAGAAAGAATTAGAAAACGATAGATTTGGCTTGGTGGTTTCTCCGTTTTCTGGGGTGTACAATGGGATTCTGTATCCCCAGGGATATACTGATGAGGAGAGGCGTCTTGTAGGCATGCTCTCTGCAGATGACCCTAAGATGAAAAAATACCAGTTGGAAAAAGCTCCTACTAAAGGCAAATTGTGCAGTGCCGGGCAGGCATATATAAGGGTTCATCCGGATGGTGACATTTTCCGTTGTGCGCATGCTATTAAACCGATGGGCAATATTCTAACTGATGATTTTAGCCTTTTGAAAGAACCGCAACCTTGTGAAGCGAATTCCTGTGAATGCGGGAATGAGCTGGTACACATTATCGACGATAAAACGACTAAATCAGAGAACATTTTAAGCGTTGACTCCTCATTTGTCAGGAAAGAACTAATAGTCGGTGGATACCCCTATCGTTTGCGCGTGGAAATATCTAATGCCTGCAATTTAAGATGTACGTCTTCAAAAGAGGCTTTCAGCAGATGTCCGCAGTGGGAGATTAACAATGCGGCTCCTGTTTTGATGTCATTTGATTTTTTTAAAAAGATTGCGGATGAGACTGGACGGTATCTTACCCATGCCGAACTTTATAATTACGGCGAGCCTTTCATGAATCCCCGCGCCGTTGATATGATACGTTACCTTAAGCAGATAAATCCAGAGGTTATTATTGAGATGCATACGAACGGGCATTATTTTAAGACTGAGAAGAAAAGAGAAGATATTATCAATTCAGGTTTAGATATTTTGTCGTTTTCTGTAGACGGTATCACCCAAGAGGTATATGAGAAGTATCGTATCGGCGGGGATTTAGAGACGGTGCTTAGAGCTATCAGGGGAATCTGCGCTTTGAAAAAATCGATGAATATGCTGAAACCAAGGGTGATTTTTCAATTTATCGTATTTGAGCATAACTTCCATGAAGCGCCGAAGGTCGAAGAATTTGCCAAAGAGTTAGGGGCGGATGAGGTGGCTTTAAAGACCGATATCTTTAACCTCAGGCCCGAATTGAAGATTTCGCACGCGGATATCTATAGCGCCGTCGTCGGCCTTCAAAGCAAGGATAGCAGAGACAATTTTTTTAAGAAGGACGAAGATGCCGGCCGTCAGTTTTGCGATTTTCCTTGGGTTTATCCGACTATTCTTGCGGA from Patescibacteria group bacterium includes these protein-coding regions:
- a CDS encoding radical SAM protein, translated to MVENSVPLRFTWDIHYKCNFRCPYCWFYKKWISEGRRYLLLSPDEWLKHWLKVRNRYGEADIAITGGEPFLYPNFIEIIKILSLIHRIKITTNMSGDIDTFVKQIAPSRVTLDLNFHPLFSEIGSFIEKTLLLKKAGFRAGVCYLAYPPQMGQIDIFRRRFEEAGINFALAAFWGEFEGKRYPQSYTPQELDFIRPFLGDIDRIVYHLGAETPRGKLCNAGYTYAIVQGDGYVVRCGQLADKFIGNITDEDFNLFDSPKACEAEFCPCNEYVNLI
- a CDS encoding radical SAM protein: MKVALVQCPGWGRDCPPYTLALFAAYLRQNEHRVFSYDINNALYCSGPDKYRRMWDDKDLYSFWSNKSLITEFIRDNERMVEFQVKHILDSGAKIIGFSVQFSSLLVSLEVARRIKAKSRDRIIVFGGPDCCRHLRGSEIIKEDCVDVVALGEGDTTLLELVNMVELDGKVENCPGALLKKEGKIFDCGDGIAVRDLDLIPFPDYSDFRKDIMAGHYRQPERLEIFDSRGCITRCHFCSEWQFWQNYRSMSGERIFEEVAYQIRRFPGTEYFYFIGSLLNGNIKSLNRFCDLVIQNSLVVRWAGQAVIRPEMSAELLGKMRKAGCEWLGYGIESGSQRVVDSMNKHFFIADAERVLRDTHQAGIGTQVNFMFGIPTETLEDFKETLEFLKRNRENIDSVLASQSFCVLDKGTYLYNHAEEFGIRNPDHHLYWETDGNDYPERFRRYEEFCSLALSLGLPETSGVLRLKPDKWALLGDYYLFKKDYPMAKECFLKSMERESSNNTVSAKLELCVKDPEGAPGAAQRAELQIYPAEVAGELSGMQQKIRDALSRFGLAGKLRNFLAMEKEKQERREELESHPYWLTIDPANFCTLRCPFCPTGQNRGSREKTKLSFDSFEKIIDELGPYLIHIDFCNWGEPLLNKDIYKMIRCAKGYGIDTKIDSNLNVFSEEDAEDIVSSGLDKIIVSIDGATQGSYSKYRIGGDFNVALNNLRLLIEKKRELRKANPYICWQFLVFRHNEHETEKAKSIGRDLGVDDVSITKAFIGNKDWIPLNEHYSHYKNSEIGDDQYTSGYFKSANEEFCNWPWEAIVINSNGSVSPCCSVEDEKYDFANILKQPFKELWNNEKYIRARRFIGKRGGCGRDNANICHGCRHSGLINIDILSCHSLFNRDDNK
- a CDS encoding radical SAM protein; this translates as MKIALIQCPVWGTYDPPLALAQLSACLKKDGHEICALDLNIELYLSRQENYKNTWAWEQSLFWYNQECVSKFLADNKDTINKYVEQIVDGGYGVVCFSVTAASKLSSLELARSIKKRNKGIIIIFGGTLFFDRNFIKVILSDASVDIVACGEGEVTLSELARLIENKEHLDACRGIAFKNKGIRVNPERPLIGDLDDLPFLDFSQLPLSNYDDKGHVAFLSSRGCWQQCVFCSSRTFWAGYRRMSAKRIFDEIHFHYKNNDEVRHIDFLDLMFNGDIEELNSFCDLMIGSELKGRICWAANAIIRPEMTPALLNKMKAAGCKHLIYGIESGSQKVLNLMKKRYRIEDADIVIKATHEAGIVVTANFMFGFPGESEEDFGQTLGFLKRNARYLDRAYPSRTFCALEEDSYLHAHLEEFGIKPNPPNHLYWESLDSQNTYPERLRRCEEFCNLASSLGIEVASGVQTSVELDRWFNLLHYYEQKKDIKNMLQCCLNYYKSEPDNEFVVGKIEKYFYGLQEEEREKILGARLFSELQIVVNKIGSKCSALALVSNQQVEKIGREKSFALAIAEQRDNKQLTETEYHNNESSLNSWPRVLFIQASGPCNSSCVFCSRGDNYKMFDLEEFKKGFVENFYFLFYIAEKIVLTGSGEFLLLPEAEKILDYFDENFPHIEKMFATNGSGLLPSIAKKIVDSKSRYTIHFSLHASNHKLHKTLTRMDNFYKILGQLKYLLDIRKDKERPAVHLTFVATTLNIEDLPNFVRLASNLGVDKVVCYYNYIYVPAQKYLSCFFKQDITNSVLDEAEDLARSLKVQLELPPRFKQKEYPKLDICREPWTQVMFDIDGNVLPCDASEDFRGNLKNAKHFHEIWNGQHYRRLRESLINGTSDCFKYCFRANPAAVNDFRSHVIRRGREASEIDVYWGDNF